In Mauremys reevesii isolate NIE-2019 linkage group 13, ASM1616193v1, whole genome shotgun sequence, the sequence gcacacacacaggttgGGCCCCACCCAGCTGTGGAACaaaacagacactgagatcagacCTGCATGGGAAGCTTCAGCTAGGGacttgcccagcactcaagtgcaccccacccccccaccgaagtgtaaacccaaaattgaaggaaaaaacagagaactgtacagcataagctcatagaaattcaccccctccctccatgcagaggaagatatgcacaactttttgccccccagttatgaattccacaaactggtttTAGAGACATCATAATCAAGTtgattaactacaaaagattgtaagtgattatgagggataacaaacagatcaaagcagattattaaggactatttagaaaaagctggacatgcacaagtccatgagtccagatctaattcatccgagggtgctgagggaattggttgATATGATTGCAGAGCAATTGGCCATTATGTTTGAAAACTTGTGGAGATcggggggaggtcccggacgattggaaaatatagtgcccatctttaaaaaaagggaagaaggagaatccggggaattacagattggtcagcctcacctcagtccctggaaaaatcatggagcaggtcctcaaggaatccattgggaagcacttggaggagagaaaggtcatcaggaacagtcagctgcctgaagggggattccaaagaggatggagctcggctgttctcagtggtggcagatgacagaacaaggagtaatggtctcaagttgcagtgggggaggtctaggttggatatgaggaaacactatttcactaggatggtggtgaagcactggaatgggttccctagggaggtggtggaatctccatccttagcgGTTTTCAAGGCtcgacttgacaaagccctggctgggatgatctaGTTGGAGttcatcctgctttgagcagggggttggactagatgacttcctgaggtctcttctaatcttctacgattctatgattagccagcaaataaaacaaaaaacacaatataaactcaatatactaaagaaactgtttacaagtagtaatttctcaccctaaatgttgatttaggcagattgcagaggtTCTTGAAAGCAAgctgctcttgcttgcagcttaaaactccaggtATTTCTTTCACAGGTCAGACACCTTCTCAGCCTCAGCTCAGTCCTTATCTCCCCCTTTATCTTTGTTCCTTAGATGTTTCCAGCAGTTATCCtgggtggggattcagtgaagaatgaacCCCGATTATCTCACTCACTTTAtcccttaaataagatttacatatGGCAGGGTCCTTTGTCTTTCAGTGTGATTCCCATACCCCTCAGTGGAAAAATACTTGTGTTTTATCATGGAAACCAGTTCCATGTGATTTGAACACATATCTCTGTACTGTCAAAGCATCCATAAGTTAGAGGCAGTTTGTAGCATCCCAGGAAAGCTTCTCAGGAAGCtaggagattagcatcttcaaagacctattgttcttCCTAATGGTCCATTGACTTGTTCCCAGCTAGCcagccagactgattgcattctgtttggtgggcattccccaggtgcaaacactTTTGTGGTACAGATGTATAGTCAATGTTGCTAACTTTAGATACaacaatgatacatgcatactaATAAgctaatcatattcagtaaatcataacctttctaaTGATACCCCACATAacctattttaaataaaatacattagGATTATGACACAATCATCTCATACTATTACTATGAAAAATATGGGAGCAGTGTCACAGTCATATCTCCAGCTGATCTACATTGTCATAGCTTGATTGATATCAGTGCAGCTACACCAcactatgatgatgatgattatataACATATAGAACTGCAGTCTTTTTTTCTTGTACACATCACATCAACACAAACCAGTATGAATTATTGTATGATTCATATGCACATATACGGTATTCTTCAGATTCAGCTCCAGTGTCTCTCTCTTTGTCACCCCTGCAGATGACATTTTCTGAGAGAGAACCTGATGAGAACCAGACCATTTCTGATGTGTTCATCCTCGTGGGGTTTTCATACCTTACCAGACTCCAAATCCTTCTGTTTCTGGTGTTTCTGGTAACCTACCTGGTCACCCTGGTGGGGAACCTGCTCATTATCCTCCTTATAAAGCTAAACCCCtcacttcacacccccatgtatttcttcctggtGAACCTGTCATTCTTGGAAATCTGCTACACCAGCAGTGTGGTCCCTCAGCTGCTGGTTCACCTCCTAGTGGAGCAAAAGACCATCACCATTGTGGGCTGCGCTACGCAGATGTATGTCTTCACCATCCTGGGCCTCACAGAATGCTGCCTCCTAGCAGCCATGGCGTACGACCGCTACATAGCCATATGCAACCCCTTGCAGTACAGAACCATCATGAGTGGTCGGGTGTGTGCACAGCTCATGGCTGCTTCATGGACCATTGGCATCTCGGTGGAAGTAGTTCAGACCACGTGGATCTTCAGCCTGCCCTTCTGTGGCTCCAATCGGATCCACCACTTCTTCTGCGACATCCCACCAGTGGTAAAGATGGCATGCACTGACACATCCAAAAATGAGATTGTGGTCTTGGCTGTGTCTGTGCTGTTCATCATGAGCCCTTTCCTACTGATAATCCTGTCCTACATCTGCATTATCTCCACCATCCTCAAGCTCCCATCAGCAGAGGGAAGgcgtaaagccttctccacctgctcctcccacctcatgGTGGTGACTTTGTTCTATGGAACAGCCCTAATCACCTATCTCAGGCCCAAGTCTATCTCCACCCCAGAGAGTGATCAAATGATATCCCTCATGTACACAGTTGTGACCCCAGTGTTGAACCCCATAATATACACACTGAGGAACAAAGAGGTGAAGGGAGTGTTTAGAAAAACAATAGAAAAGAGTATCTTTTCACACAACTGGAGAAATCAGAGAATGAAAGATAGAGTTAGTTAAAACAGGGGGAATGAGGTAAATTCATAAACATTTTGTTGAATTTCTCCCAATGACATTCTCTTTTTTAACTGGAATTTTGACATTTGAAAAACTTTGACCTGTTCTAAACCTGTTGGGAAAATGGGaagagaaactttttaaaaatgaaataaataaataaactttcaTCAAACTTTTGATAGTCAGAACCTTTTGACCAGATATAAAGATCATTAAAAAATCAAATGAGAATCTTTAGTCAAAGTAGTATCCTGATTTTATGTCTTCAaaatttgaaatgtcaaaataaaaaacGTAAGGAACATTTCATAAAATCTTCACCTTGGTTTGTTGAAATTTAACAATTTTCACCAAAATTTTAAAACTTGAAGAACTCCAACCAGCTCTACAGCAAAGTCCATTTAGGCTTCCCCTTTTCCTGCTCTGGCTGTCCAGTGCAGCATTTTAGGttttgggttgggttggggttttttggctGTCAAATGCATTTTGCCAGTTCCCCCTCTGGCCTAATCTTAAATAACATTCCTCAGCACTTATGCAGGCTTCCTATATAAGACACTGATAGATTTTTCAATGCCTAACCTGATCAGGGCACACAACAACTCTGGAAGATGTCTCTTGACCTCCATGGCATTTTTTACTAGCAGATCAGATTGTAAGATTATGGTGTATGTCATAGATTCATCGATTTTAAAGTAataagggaccattttgatcatctagtgtgaTATGAGCAATTTCCAGGGAAGTCCAACATTGCCAGTTTAGCCTGGAACTGGAGCACACTCTGCGGGGATGGATAGGAGCTCTAAGCCCAGAACTCTAAGAAGCATCTATTGAGCATGTGAAAACCAAGATTTTTCCAAATGCTCATAATTTGGCCAAGTCTGGGTGCTGTTTCATGGAACCAGCAAAAGGTGCATCCCTGACACCAGGGTGACCTCCCTcatatttcatttcctgcttcaatGCCTACCAGAGCTAGAGTGTCTGAAAAGAGAATTCTTCCCCTTTGTTAACACAGGGGAACCAATATATTTTCCCATAATCTCTTTCTTGGAAAtgactgaatctttttttttagcGGAACTCTTAAGAAAATTTCCTactgaggcagacacccaacatgaaaaaattcagcccaaatggttaaagttttaGAAAGTTATAAGGAATTAAAAACAGGGTCTTGTAATGCAAAGTATTGAATAACCTCATTTATAGGGTTTTTTCTCATTGGCACTTATAATATATCTTGTCTGGAGTCTATCTAGATTAATAGAAtctaaggccagaaagaaccacagtgataatctagtctgactccggtataacataggccatagaacttccccaaaataatttctagagcataacttttagaaaaaaaattccagtCTTGATTGGATCCACCACAAAACTACAGtatttttttccaatggttaattaaaaatatacaatttatttctagcttcaacttccagctatttggTAGACATGCCCAAATATCTTGAAGTAATATCATCTTCTCCATGTCTTCcatatttttttctgtgtttaatTGAGCTATAGATCATAAACTGCACAGAGAACTATTTCATTCTGTTAAGTTTGCTAAAAATTTCCATGTATGGTTATGGCGCAATAAtgtagaagaaagaaagaaagatatgtttgtctgtttgtttgtttgcttgtttgtaaTTGACAATAAAATAATTCACGTATTTCTCTCTGTAAGGAAAAAAAATTTATCTTGATTTTTAACTTGATCAAGTACAATTATCTATTGTTTGTCTCTTCAGGACAAAAACAAACTATTTGGTGGTCTAGAAAACAAATTAGTAACATAAGCAAGCAGCAtagcatttaaggccagaagggaccatcaaatcatctagtctgacctccagtatatcACTAGCCACTACCACCACCCAGCGCCCTCACATCCATCCAACAACTTAAATTAAACCaaattatttttcctttcctttgaaCCAGAAGGGAGAGAGCCTGAGGTTCTAAGAAACTTGTTCAAGTAATATATGGTTTTAAGGATCAAATCGAATATTTTTCAAAGTCAGCTAAGGGATTTGAACAATCAAATGGAAACTCAGTGCCCAGGTTGCACCTTGTAGGATTTTCAAAGCACCTAACCAGATCTAGGACCAGATTTTGAAATGCATTCAAATATACAGAAAGGTTTTTAGTGAGGTGGGATTTAGCCACCTGAATGATTATGAAAAATCCTATTAATTGTCTGTCTGCATTTTAAGTGCCTAAGGGCCCTAATTTGTaaaggtatgtaggtgcctaatGATCACATAGGTGCCTAGAGGGATTTTCAACAGTGCCTAGCACCTAGCTCTCATTTAATTGAAATAATGTGGTGTCTAACCTCCTTAGGAACCTTTGTAAATCCCATTAGGTGCATATCCTGCATCTAtagacacctaaatacttttgaaaaactGGCCTTTAGGTTCACACCCAGTActcactaaagtcaatagaaagacacCTGTTGAGCATTGGATTTGGCTCTTAAGTGATGCATTGTGGTGGCCATCTGCATTTGGGGGAGTTTTGGCTCAAGGGAGCACAATGTTAAGAGCTCAGCTATGCTGCCATAATATATTGTGTAGACGCTACCTAGGAGATACCACAGCAATGGAAGAGGTTCGTCTGTCACTGTTGTAACTCTACCTCCCCGAGTAATGgtagctagattgatggaagaatgttcccacccttctccaacccccaggtTCGCCGCTCTGCGTTCTCTCCTTCCTCTACTGGGGGAGGGTGGGACTATAGGGGAGTCTTTTCCACTCTTTTGGGTCAATTCCAGGGTTTGCCGTGTGGGGTTCCTTCTTCCTCCACCCACAGAAactacattgtgtgtgtgtacgggggggggggggggaggggggtaatggcGCCACAGATCCACCcctttttttcatgttctctgtgtatatatatatatcttcctactgtattttccactacaggCATCCATTgaaaaaagcttatgctcaaataaatttgtggtctctaaggtgccacaagtactcctcattctttttgatGATGGATGGGGTTGTTTtaattgaaccaacatgtacaaggtgagaggcggcaccttgctaCATAGAGGGATTGTACCGCAATACATCAGGacacttgtttgtacctgtgtataagaatgcatccctgaggggttgtctttgtctggcctaggggggcACTGGTAAATCCCAACACTGACTGAGCCAGTcaattgtcagggagcacatatgtactagcagaactgtagacatctgatccagggagctagagactgtttCATTTGGCAACcaacctggccgggtgccttcgtaccttagcAGAGTCTGTGGTCCTTGGGGTTTCTCTCAGGGTCTGGTGTGCCAGTGacctgcagagctggggaagcACACAGGGGGAACCCATGTGTGCAGCCgactgatatcaacattggatggagcagagcaccacactggtgatGCTTGACAACATAAATCAGTGTAACTTCCTTGAAATTCATAGGAAAGTTGGTGTTAATTAGCACAGCTCCATTGGAGTAAATGAGCCAGTTCCCCAGTaagtataaatcagtgtagctccattatACTCCATAGGGCCAGATACCCTGCTGGAGTAAATTTGTGCAGCTCTGTTGACACTAATGGGACAGCTCTACCACTGCTGTAGATTGGAATCATTCTGCTGATGATAAAGAATCAGATTCTCAGATGCCATAGATCAATAAGGtaatgtaaattagcatagctaaACTGTGATCAATGATactgatccccagctggtgtaaatcaacatcaTTCCAGTGTAGTCAATTGGCCAGGTCCTCGGCAGGGCTAAAAAACTATGGTTCAGTGAAGGTCTTCTATCTGGTGAGCACAGATGTTATTCCTGGCTGGAATATCATCAGCAACATCACGAACAAAGTTCTCACCAGGGACATCTGTGCCAAAGCCCTGAAGTCAACAGGCATGCACAGGAGTAACTGAGAGCACATTATGAAGTAATGATACTTCACAGGGTGTGACAGGACAGGGCATCATAGGGGTTACTAAGAACACGGTGTTAAAGGTACAGAGCTGCACACAGTCCTTTCAGGGTAGAGGGTAGAGTATGATGGGGAAGTGGATGCCCAGAGTTAGTATGTGTAAGGAATATGTTCTGTGTCTTTAagagcagagcactggactggggatAGCATTCTAGTGTCACCTTTGCCAGACACACAACTCGGAGCTCTGGGCTCTCCTTTAGCTTTTGGAACATGTTTTAGTTCTAATAATGCGTTACACTGTAGACTCCAGAATATGTTACACTGTAGACTCTCCTCCTTATGAATTCACAACACATGGTACCAGAGTGAGGTAGAAGAGAGGACAGAGAAAAGAGGACTGTGGTGAAGGAATAAAGGAGTCATCATGGAAGTGGAGCATCTAAAAGCCCCCAAATAGTTGAAACTCCCAGGTAACGCAGCAGACTCCTGGAAGAGTTTCAAACAgataatctatctatctatctatctatctatctatctatctatctatctatccagaAATATATCATTATGACAAAATGAGATTGTTAGGACAAGTAATAGGCCTATCTGTCtgccccacctcacagggtcctggaGCCCTGGCTCCTGCCCGAACCCagatgcctacactgcaattaaaaacttgTTAGCCTGAGCCCAGTGAGCTCAGATCAGCTGGCGTGGGCCAGTGgcagatttttaattgcagtgcagacacactATAAAAGGTAACCAGAGTCAAAGACTGAAAACTAAGAGGCAGATCCTGAGCTTGTGTAAACTGACACAGTTCAACAGATTCCAGAGTAGCTAGGGCTATTTATGCCAACTTGGGATCTGGTTCTtcgatttcagtggaactacaaTGATTTAAATGACCTGGGGAtctgtcccattgacttccatggagctgtggctgatttacacctgcttgGGATCCAGTCCGTTACACAGTTTCAGATCCATAAACTTTGCCTGTCATTCTGAACCAAAGATGAGTCAAAAGTTCTTAACCCATCTGTCCTTCCATGGCTCTTTGTGCCATGGGATTAATTACAAGAGTGGAACTTTTAATGGCTACAAATGATTCAATCCCACTGGGTCAGGACGTTGGAGGAATTCAGTGTTGCAGAGATTTTTTGTAACTGATTTTCAACTTCTACTGGGATGAATGGcccaatctttctttctttctttctttctttctttctttctttctttctttctttctttctttctttctttctttctttctttctttcagcaaTTACTATTTTTCTCTTTAGTCAGACAACAGTAAAACAAAACACTCATTAGGCTGCAGGTGCAATGgttcatgacattttaaaaacatttagttCATATGGGTTGTAGTTATATCAGAGAGATTGAACAGTTATAAAGGACCAGAAGTTCAGCTGGTGTTAACCATGGTAgctccattggaatcaatgggtcCATACCCCCAGCTGGTATAAAACATCCATAGCTCCACTGGATTAAATGGGTCAGTTCTCCCCTTTTGTAAATTGAtgcagttccactgaaatcaatggggccagattcccagctgctgTAAACCAGACATAACCCCATATAGTCAATTATGCCATTTCCAAAGATGGGATGAATTAGTTTAGTGCTATGGAGTTATGGTAATTTACATGAGCTAAATATCCTTCCTGTAATGCCTAATGTTGTCTATCTTTTCATCTGCGATTCTCATTTCTTAACACCACTAGCCCATATTAAACTTCATGGAAGATTTCAAGATCATGGTTAATAGAGAGAACTCTGAGAGATGTGTACCCAGCCATTAACAAAATGCTGTAGTGGGGCAGCAGTTTAGTTACATTCTTATAAAATATGATGTTCCTCTGAACAGTGCAGGGTAAGTTAGCAACCCAAATTTGGGGTCAGTAGAGCCAGAGGTTCTGGATATATAAGTCCTAAGAAAATggccttattttattttatttatttattttttcacagACCTGGGGATCAAACTGTTGATGTGATGAAGGTCAAAATGGTCTCTGTCTGCCAACTTCTAACCCAGGGTAGCGCATGGCACCTACTAAATCTTTGGGGAACCCAAACTGAGAATACTATTTAAGAAGTTGTTCTCTTTTACAGTGTGTACACGCCAATACAGAAACACAGATAGATGGTTTCTATGAGCCCCATTTGTTATGTTTTAAACCTCAACTCTTTTAAGTGGTCTAAAAATTCAAATGGTTACTTGGTTTGATCTGAAATTCAGTGTCTCTCATTGGGGCACAAGGTCCTGTTAATGTTCCAGATTTGGGTCATGTGACCATGGGGTTGACAAGTTACACCCCACCCAAAATGGTTTTGTTCTGCTGCCTCGTACTGTTAAACTGAGAGTTACTAATGACTGGAGGAATCACAGACCTCACTGAGATTGCTGGCTGTGAATTTGTGTGTTCTGGGTGGCTGTTTCATTTTCGGGGCTGTAATCACATTCTTTGGATGTAAAAAAATAGACATGTGATTCTTTCTTGGAAGGGGAGAGGTAATTGGagggcagaggagtgggggaaCTGGCAGAAAGAGGTTTGGACCCCAGTGAGGGGTGGGGTTTATGGGGAGGGCGACAAATGGagatggaagatgggagagaggtTGGGAGGTCTGGTGAGGGAGGCATGGGGATTTGGGGAATGGAGGAGTGTGACACTggtcagggggaggaggaggtgagtgTCAGGAGGACTGAGTGAGAATAGCAGCCGGGGCAACCATCAGTCCAGCATTCTCCCTTCCTGGGTCGTGTGTCCATACCTGGGAGGCGAGGTTCTTGCCCCTCTAAGGTGGGCTGAGGCCCTCTCCCTATTCCCCATGTGGCCAGGATCTGGAGAGGTCCTGCCCTTTTGGGTGGGAAGCTGAGAAGAGGGAAACTTCCTGCCTATCAGAGACTCTGAAACATTCAGGAGGGGGCGGAGAACAGCCACTGAGATGAATGGAGCTGTTTCCACATCTTAAAGCTATGGTCCTAGGCTGTATCATCTCCATGGGGTGTTCTCATTCAGTAGAGATGATCCTATTCAGATGGACTGGCCCTGTCACACCTCTCAGAGCCCCCAGTGCTGCAAATGGGTGTGTAGAGGAGGCCTTTCCTTTCATCCTCCTTCTAGCCTTGCTGTCTAAAGGACGATgtttctaaggccatgtctacacctaTAAATTGATGTCAACGTTAAGTTACATTGGCACACAGCCGCCACAGCTATTAAATCACGCACACTATACTCCTTGTGTTCTGTGgtgcgcatcctcaccaggagcacttgtaatAATTCAGAGAGCAGTACATCGTGGGTAGGTATCCCAGCATGCAACTCATTGCCTTCCAGCACAGGGTCTTTTGGGAAGTTCTTGCAGTGCCTGGTGAGGCTGAAACAAGTTTTGCAGGGTGACTAGGAGCATAATATCAACGTCCCATAATGCAATCTTTTCCGTTCCATAATTTCATCTGCAGCCCATAATATTTTACACCTTCTTTTCAAAGTCCCATAAATATGCCCATCCTTCCTCgctgtccaccatctctgacagaagcacggAGACTGCACAGATCTGCACTATTGTGATGAGCATCGCGAGTTCGGGGCACCTGATCCTTCAGTATTTATGGAGCTGCCAGAGGAGCCATGGAGAACATAATGATTCCTTAGGGGCTAGCTTGCTGTGGGActtagaaagaaacaattcaaggttgcTGTTGGAGTTCACGGAGCAGCTGGAGATTGTAGAGCAGCGCTTCTGGgcttgagaaacaagcactgactggtgggatcaatgtcaggcagGTTTgtgatgatgagcagtggctgcagagcttTTGAATGTGCAagaccacattcctggatctgtgtacCAACTTGCCTCAGACCTTCAGCACAAGGATACCAAAATGAAGCCGTGCTGACCGGAGAAGTGaatggtgattgcactgtggaaacatGCAACACAGGTCAGTCAGGAATCATTTTGGAGTCAGGAAATCCATTTCAGGGGCCGCTGTCCTGCAACTGTACAGGGCCATTAATTGACTCatgctatgcaggactgtgactctaggcaatgtgcaggacatagggGATGGATTTGCAGAAATTCCCAAACTGCTGTAGGTCCATAGATGGCACGTGTCCCTATTTTAGCATCAGACCACCCTGCCACAGAGTATATCAACAGAAAGGgttacttttctatggttatgcaagtgcTGGTGGGTCATCAGGGATgcttcaccaacatcagtgtTGGCGAGTCagagaaggtgcatgatgctcacataTTTAAGAACACAGGCCCATTCAAAAAGGTGCAAGCAGAGACTTTCTAACCTGAGCAGCTGATTGccattgggaatgttgaaatgccaatagtcaTCCTGGGCAACCCCttgcttccatggctcatgaagccatacaccagcCACCTTAACAGCACCAAGAACTGCTTCAGCTACAGGCATAGAATGACAGATGAATGGGCCTTTGGTCATCTGAAGGGACACTGATGTTGTTTACTTACAAGATTGGTAAAAAGTGACAAatagttctgtggcaccttatagactaacagatgtattggagcacaagctttcgtgggtgaatacccacttcacccatgaaagcttatgctccaatacatctgttagtctataaggtgtcacaggactctgtcgctttttacagatccagaataatacggctacccctctgatactttacaagaTTGGaactcagtgagaaaaatatcccacttGTTATAGCTGCTTCCTGTGTCCTTCATTACATCTGTGAAGCGAAGGGGGAGAAGTTTCcattggggtggaggtggagtggctgtctgctgaatttgaacagccagatacaaGGGCTATAAAAGAGCTCAACCCAGAGTTAGATGACTGagggcagggccggcgcttccattaggtgaccctaggtgGTCCCTAGGGCGCCAGAATtcagggggcagcattttgtgagCTCCCCACGGGATGctcgggagcttccggttctgctcccatTGCGCtgccaaagaaggaccttctgccgatgtGCCACGGAAAATggcagcaggcaattgagcagctcaatgactgcctgtgtcgcctgtggcatttcggcatagggtccttcttcagcgacgcgatgggagtggaaccggaagctcccgtgcgccccgcgGGGACCGCACAAAATTCCAgcccctgaattctgcctagggcgccagaaaccctggcaccgctcctgaCTGAGGGAGGCTTTGTAGATGTTCACATTTCTATGTCTAGATCTGAGTTGTGTttacacagcctcttctccccacaggcccaagaAATCCAATATCTTCTGCATACTACAGGCAGGAATGCGTTTGGAACATGTAGCCGGTATAGTCAACAGGGCAGTTATACACAACAAAGGAGAGCTGCTGGGTGGGCTCTCCTTATCAGGCAACCaagaaaaataatttcaaaaattTCCAGGGCTTTAAAGGGAGGAGGGGCTTCCTGTCCACGTGAACCCTGGCAGCTGAATTCACAATGGTGACTAGAATAGTCAGTGGTGGGCGTTGTGAGACAACTCCGGGACACCAATAACAGTTGATGTTTAAGTGTCTACAATGCATCAATTACATTGACCATGACTCTATGacactcagggaggtggtgttattaaATCAGTGTGGCGGGGCACTTACGTTGGTGGGAGCCAAATTGAAGTGAAGAGACTTTGACAGCTAGGTCAATGTAAGCAGCCCCTGTGCCCCATAGAGCCTCTTTGTATCAGGCTCAATCCGTCTAGTCAATTTCCAAAACCTGTTCA encodes:
- the LOC120380598 gene encoding olfactory receptor 10A4-like, encoding MTFSEREPDENQTISDVFILVGFSYLTRLQILLFLVFLVTYLVTLVGNLLIILLIKLNPSLHTPMYFFLVNLSFLEICYTSSVVPQLLVHLLVEQKTITIVGCATQMYVFTILGLTECCLLAAMAYDRYIAICNPLQYRTIMSGRVCAQLMAASWTIGISVEVVQTTWIFSLPFCGSNRIHHFFCDIPPVVKMACTDTSKNEIVVLAVSVLFIMSPFLLIILSYICIISTILKLPSAEGRRKAFSTCSSHLMVVTLFYGTALITYLRPKSISTPESDQMISLMYTVVTPVLNPIIYTLRNKEVKGVFRKTIEKSIFSHNWRNQRMKDRVS